In one Bacteroides intestinalis DSM 17393 genomic region, the following are encoded:
- a CDS encoding type I restriction enzyme HsdR N-terminal domain-containing protein, translating to MLSLNLPVFDAKVVNREGKPAIFDVIRRRYVALTPEEWVRQHFVHFLLNHKGYPQTLMANEVQVQLNGTKKRCDTVLYRRDLTARMIVEYKAPDIEITQAVFNQITRYNMVLKVDYLVVSNGMQHYCCRMDYERNSYTFLPDIPDYQTL from the coding sequence ATGTTATCGTTAAACTTACCTGTATTTGATGCTAAAGTCGTGAACCGTGAAGGGAAACCTGCTATTTTCGACGTGATACGGCGCCGATATGTAGCACTGACGCCCGAAGAATGGGTACGCCAGCATTTTGTACATTTTCTGCTGAACCATAAAGGATATCCGCAGACATTGATGGCGAACGAGGTACAGGTACAGCTCAACGGAACGAAGAAACGTTGTGACACAGTGCTTTACCGTCGTGACCTCACGGCACGGATGATTGTGGAGTATAAAGCGCCGGACATAGAGATTACGCAAGCGGTGTTCAATCAGATTACGCGCTACAATATGGTGCTGAAAGTAGATTACTTGGTAGTGAGTAATGGAATGCAACACTATTGCTGCCGGATGGATTACGAACGGAATAGCTATACTTTTCTTCCGGATATTCCTGATTATCAGACGTTATAA